The nucleotide sequence TCATTGTCTCGATGTGAACACTATTTTCTGTCTACTGTCAGTACGGTCCGATGATGGAACCGCTCGAGGTCGGACTACGGATTTTCGGTGGAATCGTTCTTATCGGGGTGAACGCCTACTTTGTTGCAATCGAATTCGCCCTGACCCGTCTCAGGCAGTACCCCAAATCGGAGCTCAACACACCCGGACTCGAACTCGCATGGGAGATGACTAACGACCTGGAGTTTTACCTGACGACGTGTCAGGTCTGGATCTCCGGGACCAGTATTGCACTGGGGATTATCGCCGAACCCGGACTCGCAGCCCTGTTCGAACCGCTGTTCGAAAACACGACCCTGGCATCGATCGGGGCTGGTTCGCTCCTCGGATTTCTTCTTATCAACCTAGTCCATCTCACCCACGGCGAACAGACACCGACGTACCTCGGCGTTGAACGCTCCAAACAGGTCGCCCAGTATGGAGCACGACCACTGTACTGGTTTGCCAAAATACTCGCTCCGGCCATCTGGGTCGGTGACTCGGTTGCAAAGGCAACACTCGGCCTGTTCGGTATCGAGATGACCCAATCATGGACAGAAACCGGTGAGGAAATCATCAAAACCCGTGCAGACCTCCGGAACCAGCTTGGATCGGTACTCAAAGAGGGCGAGGTGGCTGAGGACCGCCGTGAGGAAGTGATGAACGCCTTGACCATCGGCGAACAATCGGTGGAAGAGGTCATGATTCCGCCCGAGGATATCGTGGCACTGTCTACTGAAGACGATCTCGAATCGAACTTCGGGAAACTCGAAGAGCACCCACATACGCGGTATCCGCTGATTGGTGAGAACCTGACCGACTTCCGTGGAGTCGTCTACAGTCCGGCGCTGTTCAACCACCGTGAAGAACTGTTCGCCGGTGACCGCGAGTTCACTGAACTGGCAGCACCGCCGATGACGCTCTCACCCGATACCGACGTGAGTGATGCGATCGATCAGTTCCAGACGGAAGGGCAGGAACTCGCGCTCGTCATCGAGGAGGGCGATGTGGTCGGGCAGGTGACTGTCACCGACCTGCTAGAGACCATTATTGGTGAGGTCGAAGACCCACTTGATCAAGACGACCCCGATATACTCGATTAGCGAACACAGACGTGTTCAGGTAGCGGTTTCACTGTACCATCAGGCCAACACTTCGAGGTAATTGAATAGGGGCTTCTAAGGTTGTATGACTCCCGATGTAGCCGCCAGCCTCTTGCCTCTAATTCAGCGGGCACTCTGTTGACTTGTCACTGATATGCCGCCTTTGAATTCGGGGGAACAGCGTTCTTGTGGTGGATGACGGACAACTATCAGCAGTCGAATGAATGGGCTCAGCAGCATCGACAATCCCTGACGACGCGGCACACTCACGAGGATGTCCTCACGGACCGGGAGTTCGAACTCCTCTTGGAAGCGTGTAGTTCACTGCCGGAACCGCGAGACTTGCAGGCACGATTCGTGTGTCTAGCTGGTGGCCGACTCGGGCTCCGGGCTGGTGAGATCGCACACTTCCGGGCAGACTGGCTCGATTGGGATCGGATGCTGCTTCGCATTCCACAACACGAACCCTGTGAGTGCGGCTATTGTCGTCGGCAAGCAGCACAAGAGACGACTCACAACGAGCAACTCACACATGAAGAAGCGATGGACACTCGCTGGCACCCGAAGACGGTTGCTTCCGCCCGGTCGATACCGATTGATCTGTCGCTCCGGTTGGAGTTGTGTTTGGAGCGGTTCACTGACCGGTACGACTCGTTCCCTCGATCCCGTACTACTGTCAATAGAAGAGTGACAGCTGCCGCCGAGGCAGCAGACATTGATGGCCGGGTCTATCCGCATTGTCTCCGTGCGACCGCTGCCAGCTACCACGCCTACCAAGGGGTTGCGCCGGTTCCACTCCAAGCGCTCATGGGGTGGAGCGACTTGGCCACAGCGCAGAAGTACATCCGCATCTCCGGACGAGCCACGGCTGACGCTCTTCGGCAAGTCCATCACCGATGAAACCGGTCTAACATCCATCAACTCTCATCCTCCGTGCTGAATTGAATGCGCGTATCCAGCACGCGGCTCACAACAGATTTCCAAGAGAACTTTGGAATATCGCGAATAAATTCACAGTTATGCGCCGCCGTGCATTCCTCGCGACTGGCTTGACCGCAACCTCCACCATCATCGCGGGTTGTGGCTCACCCGGCTTACGGACTGATACTGTTTATTGTAAGTCATTACCGGTGGTTCGCCGAGACGGTCCGGCGAACCACCGGCAACCAGTTACAATAATCCGTATGAATACACGAACCCGACCGTAACACACGACAACCACGATAACGCGAAATACCTCGAATTCCGCGGCGATAACACTGAATTCGCCATCGTGGGTGTCGATCCCAATATGGATATCACGCCGAGAAGCCTTTTTATATCCATCTCCCACCGTGTAGACACCCGTCTCCAGTCACTTACACAGCGGTTCGTGACTCCGGACAGTAACGGGACCCCGATACGACTCTCAGTTCAGCCTCCTGAGGATAATGAAAGTCCGAATCTACCCATATCACTATCCCAAAACGAGAGGGGCGCGGTCTTGGAGGTAGATGAATTCGGTACTCTCGCCGATGAAAGTGTGTTTATTACGCTCACTATCAGCCACTGGCCCAAGTCAGCCCGCGGACTCGTCATCGAGAACACTGTGGAACTCATTGAGACGGAGGCACCCGACCACACGGCTGTCCTCAACGGGCAGCTCGAATTCAATGCCGATTCCGACATCTGAGTCAATAGGTCTACCGTCAACACGTGGACATTAGCAGGCTCTCCTTCGAATAACCGATCTTGGAACCTGTCGTCGCTGCGGTTTGGTTAGTAACTCGAGTGTTTTCTCGGTCGAGATTGACTGTTGTAAGTCGCTCGTGATTGGTGCTTTCTCCGGGTGGCTAGCAGGCGACTCGGTCAGTGCCACAACGGCGCGGATCGACACGATAACGTCGCTCATTGCCGGGGTCTCGCCCTCAGGTGGAGAGTGGTGGCCACGTCGGTGCCACCGTCTCCTCGATGAGTTGGGTTTGAGCACGCCGTAGTCGTTCGGAGACGGAGGAGGCAGAGAGATCCAACTCTGTGGCAACATCTTCCAGAGACGTTCGTCGAGGGATGTCGAAGTAGCCCAATTCGTAGGCCGTTCGGAGCGCCTCGTGTTGGCGGTCAGTGAGTCCCTCGCCCGGTGGTTCAGTCTCCCCATCCTGCGTGAGACGGCGCAATTGAAAACTGGCGTTGTGCTGCCAGAAATGCGAGAAATCGGTGAACGCGTTTCGACTGGCGAACCAACCCGTTTGGTTCCATCCGTAGTCCCTCACCTCGATCCGCTCGATGATGGCCTCAGCTGTCGCAAGTGCTTTGAGCCCAGTGAGTTCATCAATCTCGTCTCCAAGCTGTTCTTCGAAACTCAGCGCTGGCCGTATCTGATACCGGCGCGTATCTTCGGCCTGACCGATGAACGTCCATCTCTCTACATCGTGGGCGGCACTGAGGGCGTGCTCAAGGTCTCTCTGGGGCCCGCCCCTCGCGGTGACCAGAAACAGGGGCCGGTTCCCATGGTTGAACTGTAACTCCAAAATCAATGTCGCTTCGGAGACATCCGCTGCGACCCCAGTCAGAGGAAGTGCCTCGCAGTGGATCTCGAATTCGGCGACGAGGCCCATACATAATCCTCTATGCGGACGCTAAAGGGACTGCCGAAAATCGCCGGATATACGATAGCCTCGTTGTGTCCTCCCAGTCTCAACAACTCGTTCGGGATTAGCTCCTCTCTGCTCGAAAGTAGGCCCAAGATTGCCACCCTTATTTAAAAAGCCGCATGACTGAGAGAATGTCTTAGCTCACTCCTCCGGCAACGTGATGATACATGTCGATGACACAGTCTGCAGATGGCACAGAAGTTGCCTACGAACGTCGTGGCGACGGTCGGCCGCTGATACTACTTCATGGCGGCATGGCTCCGCGAGAGTACTGGGACACAGTCGTGCCGCACTTCGATGACTTCGGTGCTGTTCTTCCTCGGCGGCCGGGGTTCGGAACCTGTCTGGACAGTCTTGAGACGACGAGTGCCGCTGACGTGCTTGATCGCGAAACCGAGTACGTATGCTCACTTGTCGACGCTGTCGACGGCAAATCGATCCTGTTCGGCCACTCGTTCGGCGCGCTGACTGCACTCGAGACTGCGAGAGATGCAGAGGTCGAGGCTGTCCTCGCTTACGAACCGGCCATCCTCCCCGATGGCTTTCGCGAGCAGGCAGATCTCGCCGATCGAATGGAGCAACTCATCAAGGATGGACAGCGATGCGAAGCAGTCAAACGATACATCGAGACGGTTCTCCACCCGGATGGAATCGACGATCTCGAGGGATGGCTGGCAGGATGGCCGGTCTGGCCGGATTGCGTCGACCTCGCCGAAGAAGTCGTCCGAATGAACCGCGCCGTCGAAAAATACGAACTGCCCACCCATTTCGACATCGACGCTCCCGTACTTGTTATGTCTGGTACCGACGGTCCGGCCTTTCTGCGGAAAAGCGCTCGCGACGTCCACGAGACGCTACCCCACAGCCGCTTCGTCGAGTTTGACGGTGTTAGTCACAGCGGCCCCGGCGAAGCACCGGGACTGATCTCGTCGGAGGTGACCTCTTTCCTCGACCGATAAATCGGAGACTGTGCTTCTCTCCATCGGGAGAGTCTCTCCGCAGTCTGTCCCGCTACGCGTATTCGTACTCTGTATGGGTCACGACTTCCCGACAGTAATCAAGTGGTCGACGGACATACTGTGTCGATGTTTGACCGTTGGTCCGGCAGCTCACTCAGTTCGGGATCCCGTGTCTCGACGAGTCTTGTGTCTCCTGAGAGACATCGCGGTGCCGTTGATATGGACGGCCATTCTATCATCGAAACGCCGGTTCAAACCACGTGATCACTAACTCGTCAGTCCTCGGTTGACGGATCACTAAGCCGAGCGAACGGCCGACATCTGCTTTACTCACCCTTGTCGCCGACACCCGAGTTCTCCCCGCTCTTCGCTTTGGTTTCTCCCCAGTCGAGGTCGCGGGACCGGTCAGTCTCCCGGAGGATGAACGGCCCGATGGAGAGTGTGCGCTTCGTCACGGTGACGATGCGGAGGATGTAGGACAATAGGAACGCGAACGGCAACAGGGAAATGGCCACGCCAGCGCTCACCACCACAACCAGTGTGCGCACGCCGAATACGGTCCCTGGGAACAGCGCCGGTTCGAGGTAGACGATGCCCGCGACCGCCGTGAGGAGCGCGGGTATGGACGCGTACAGCATCGTCCGGGAAAGGTCGATGAGCGCCCACTGGAAGTACAGCGTCTTGAAGTGCTCGCGTGCCGGCCCGAACAGTTCGAGCGCGTTGATGAGTTCGTCGAACGCGTGGTGCGCTTCCTCGGTGAGCAGGTCCTCGTTCTCTGCGCGAATGCGGCGCGCCGCATACAACTTCCACGAGTAGTTGTAGTTCAGCGCGGAGAAGACCACGTCGAACTCCCCGAACTGGGACCCTTCGAGATTATTCTGGACGGCGTCCGCGTTTTTCTTCACGTTCTCTGTGAACGCGGCCACCTGGTCGTTCAGGTTGTCGTTGTCGATGTCTGCGATGGCGTCTTGGAGGGCGTCCGTGTGGCGCTTCGTGAGTTTCACGAGCGACCGGAGGAACGCCGAGGGCTGGGCGGGACTGACGGGTTCCTTGATGACGTCCTCAACGTCCTTCCGGAACGCCATCGCACCCTCCATGCGTTCACGCTGGTCCCCGATCGGCCCCTGTTCCTGGGAGAGTACGAGCTGGCTGAGCGTGAGTACGAGCGTGACGGCCGTGATGATGGACGTGAGCAACCCCTGGAACAGCGTCTCGATAGGGTCCGCCTGGCTGAACAGCGCCAGCGTCCCGATCGGGTGGAGTTGCCCAACGATGGCAAGTGCGAGGAACACGCCGCCCGAGATTCCGGCGGCGACCAGCCACCGGTTCGCATTCAACAGTAGCCAGAATTTCCGACTGCTCTCCGGTACGCGCTCCCGCATCGTGTCGCTTGGGCGACTTCCTTCACTGTCGCTCATACCGTCCGTATTCCGCTCACGATTGAAAATTCCGGGCGACGAACTCGTCGGTCTGGACGCGTCCACGTCCCGTGACGGATAAGCCGCCGGGCGTCGAACCCCCTGGCATACCTCAGCAGACCGTTCTGGCACCTGGCGGTCTGACGTAGAACCGACCCTCGACCCGCTCAAAGGCAGGACGTCGGCAGACGTGGTGCCATGTCCGCCGAACCCTCAGCACCGGAGCCGCTGTGGCGGCGCCCGCCTCGTCGCAGTCTCGGCGTTCATCGCGGTGCGCGCCGGCGCAGGCCTGCGGTCCGACAGCGGTGACTGGGATGGGGGGAGCACGAGGACGCGCTGAACGCGCTCAGGTAGGCCGTACGACGCGGTGGGGTTGTTTGGGTTCTATCTCTGAGGGAGCGTTATCGCGTATTTGTCGTTGAGGTCGGCAACGTATTTTGTAGTAGCAACTTACAGTTCGGTTTCCTTGACGAGCACGTATAGCCCAGCGGTCCCACTCAGTTGTCAGGTTCGACGGGGATTTCGACGCCGCCGCCTGTCCTGTCGCCGGACCCGTCCGTCTCCACCACTTCGGCGAGGTCCTCCAGTGCGAGCGCGACGTTGCGTTTGTTCGCCTTCCAGAGCGCGTCGATCACAGTACCAACGTAGGGGATGGATCCACCCGCCACGTCGATGGTGATGTTGGCGAGCATCTCCACAAGTGTCGTGAAGGTGACTCCGAGGTGCGCCGACTCGGCGACGATGTACAAGGAGAAGGCGCCACTCACCACGTCGCCAGCAACGGGGAGTGCCCCCAGAACGGGGTCGATTCCGATGCGGAAACCGATGCCGGGAACGCGCACACTCTCGTCGAGTATATACGCGACCGTCTCCATCCGCTTGAGCGCGGTCTCGTCGAGGCTCGCCGGTAGTTCACCCTCGTAGTCGACATCGAAGCGGGATTCGAAGTCCGCGGGCATGGGGGGTACTGTTTCGGGTTGGTGACCGAAAGTCTGTGTGGTGGGCGTCGTCCCGACGCTAGTCTCGGACCATTCATTCGGTATAGAGGGTGCCATAGAAGACCTCTCACACCATGATTATGGTACTTCCCGGATTGTCACCACGTTCGTAGTTGGTGATTGCGACGACGAGGCGAAGACACAGCGCAAGGAACACCTGCGCTCGTGCGTGGACGCGGCCTCGAGCGTGAGTGCGCCCGAGGCCGCAGTCTTTGACTGCTTCGTTGGTTCGTTCTACTCCTGTCCGCCGGTTGTACGTCTCGTCTAAGATCGATTGCTTCAGCTGAACATCCTCACCGTGTTCGTTGATGCGGTCTTCGACCCTGTACTCGATGTCTTTCGGGGCGTCAGTATTTCGTGGGTTGTACGGAACGACTGGCACGACCCCTGCGGCCAGCAGGTGGTCGTGCCAGTCGAGCGTGTCGTAGGCGCTGTCTCCAAGCATCCACACCGGCCTGGCGACGGCGAGTGCGTCACGCGTGACGCGCATCGCCGTCTCTTCCAGCGCTTGTTTGCTCTCAGTGAACTCGGCTGCAATCGGGATTTTTTGTCCGGTCGA is from Haloplanus salinarum and encodes:
- a CDS encoding CNNM domain-containing protein; this translates as MEPLEVGLRIFGGIVLIGVNAYFVAIEFALTRLRQYPKSELNTPGLELAWEMTNDLEFYLTTCQVWISGTSIALGIIAEPGLAALFEPLFENTTLASIGAGSLLGFLLINLVHLTHGEQTPTYLGVERSKQVAQYGARPLYWFAKILAPAIWVGDSVAKATLGLFGIEMTQSWTETGEEIIKTRADLRNQLGSVLKEGEVAEDRREEVMNALTIGEQSVEEVMIPPEDIVALSTEDDLESNFGKLEEHPHTRYPLIGENLTDFRGVVYSPALFNHREELFAGDREFTELAAPPMTLSPDTDVSDAIDQFQTEGQELALVIEEGDVVGQVTVTDLLETIIGEVEDPLDQDDPDILD
- a CDS encoding alpha/beta fold hydrolase, which gives rise to MSMTQSADGTEVAYERRGDGRPLILLHGGMAPREYWDTVVPHFDDFGAVLPRRPGFGTCLDSLETTSAADVLDRETEYVCSLVDAVDGKSILFGHSFGALTALETARDAEVEAVLAYEPAILPDGFREQADLADRMEQLIKDGQRCEAVKRYIETVLHPDGIDDLEGWLAGWPVWPDCVDLAEEVVRMNRAVEKYELPTHFDIDAPVLVMSGTDGPAFLRKSARDVHETLPHSRFVEFDGVSHSGPGEAPGLISSEVTSFLDR
- a CDS encoding DUF4112 domain-containing protein, which translates into the protein MPADFESRFDVDYEGELPASLDETALKRMETVAYILDESVRVPGIGFRIGIDPVLGALPVAGDVVSGAFSLYIVAESAHLGVTFTTLVEMLANITIDVAGGSIPYVGTVIDALWKANKRNVALALEDLAEVVETDGSGDRTGGGVEIPVEPDN
- a CDS encoding tyrosine-type recombinase/integrase, with amino-acid sequence MTDNYQQSNEWAQQHRQSLTTRHTHEDVLTDREFELLLEACSSLPEPRDLQARFVCLAGGRLGLRAGEIAHFRADWLDWDRMLLRIPQHEPCECGYCRRQAAQETTHNEQLTHEEAMDTRWHPKTVASARSIPIDLSLRLELCLERFTDRYDSFPRSRTTVNRRVTAAAEAADIDGRVYPHCLRATAASYHAYQGVAPVPLQALMGWSDLATAQKYIRISGRATADALRQVHHR
- a CDS encoding helix-turn-helix domain-containing protein, which gives rise to MGLVAEFEIHCEALPLTGVAADVSEATLILELQFNHGNRPLFLVTARGGPQRDLEHALSAAHDVERWTFIGQAEDTRRYQIRPALSFEEQLGDEIDELTGLKALATAEAIIERIEVRDYGWNQTGWFASRNAFTDFSHFWQHNASFQLRRLTQDGETEPPGEGLTDRQHEALRTAYELGYFDIPRRTSLEDVATELDLSASSVSERLRRAQTQLIEETVAPTWPPLST